One window of Centropristis striata isolate RG_2023a ecotype Rhode Island chromosome 23, C.striata_1.0, whole genome shotgun sequence genomic DNA carries:
- the LOC131961904 gene encoding tripartite motif-containing protein 55-like has translation MNTMDNLEKQLICPICLEMFTKPVVILPCQHNLCRKCANDVFTASNPYLPTRGGSLTSGGRFRCPSCRHEVVLDRHGVYGLQRNLLVENIIDMFKQESSSSKPAPERKEETPMCDVHEDEKINIYCVTHGVPTCSMCKVFGAHKDCEVAPITSIYQTKKTELSDGIAMMVGNNDRMQGIISQLEEACRAIEENGRRQKTLVCEKFDQLYSVLEDKKREMSQKVTAEQDEKLNYIRGLTRKYGDHLEESCKMVELGIQTMEEPEMALFLQNTKPLLKKLADASSTAHLDKVERGYENMDHYTVDFTKEGKALRSLDFLQDDEDEDEEDEDGEAGTEEGEGAQTVSAGSAVTAASVQPSAPQQSNSSPSAAKSAAST, from the exons ATGAATACCATGGATAACTTGGAGAAACAGCTGATTTGTCCCATATGCCTGGAAATGTTTACAAAGCCTGTGGTTATCCTACCGTGCCAGCACAACCTCTGCAGAAAATGTGCCAATGATGTTTTCACG GCTTCAAACCCGTACCTCCCAACAAGAGGTGGCTCATTGACATCTGGCGGTCGCTTCCGTTGCCCGTCCTGCAGACATGAGGTGGTTCTGGACAGGCACGGTGTCTACGGGCTGCAGAGGAACCTGCTGGTTGAGAACATCATCGACATGTTCAAACAGGAGTCCAGCAG CAGCAAGCCGGCGCCCGAGAGAAAGGAAGAAACACCCATGTGTGACGTTCACGAAGATGAAAAGATCAACATTTACTGTGTTACCCATGGTGTGCCCACATGCTCCATGTGTAAGGTATTTGGAGCGCACAAAGACTGCGAGGTGGCGCCCATCACCAGCATCTACCAGACAAAGAAG ACGGAGCTGAGTGACGGGATTGCCATGATGGTCGGCAACAACGACAGGATGCAAGGCATCATCAGTCAGCTGGAAGAAGCCTGTCGTGCTATAGAG GAGAACGGTCGGAGGCAGAAGACCCTGGTGTGTGAGAAGTTTGACCAGCTGTACTCCGTCCTTGAGGATAAGAAGAGGGAGATGAGTCAGAAGGTGACTGCCGAGCAGGACGAGAAGCTCAACTATATCAGGGGCCTGACCAGGAAGTACGGAGACCATCTGGAGGAGAGCTGTAAGATGGTGGAGTTGGGTATTCAGACTATGGAGGAGCCAGAAATGGCTTTATTCCTACAG AACACAAAGCCTCTCCTCAAAAA GCTTGCAGATGCATCCAGTACAGCACACTTGGACAAAGTTGAGCGAGGCTATGAGAATATGGATCATTACACCGTCGACTTCACGAAAGAGGGAAAGGCCCTGCGCAGCCTTGACTTTCTCCAAG atgatgaagatgaggatgaagaggatgagGATGGAGAAGCAGGCACGGAGGAAGGAGAGGGGGCCCAGACTGTTTCGGCAGGCAGTGCTGTCACAGCCGCCTCCGTCCAACCTTCTGCCCCCCAGCAGAGTAACTCCTCCCCAAGCGCAGCCAAGAGCGCTGCCTCGACCTAG
- the crhb gene encoding corticotropin releasing hormone b: MKLNLLGTTVILLVAFLPRYECRAIESPGGALRVPAPQTQNSQQQQQQEQQSGPILERLGEEYFIRLGNGDSNSFPSSSMYPGGSPAIYNRALQLQLTRRLLQGKVGNIRALISGFGDRGDESMERGRRSEDPPISLDLTFHLLREMMEMSRAEQLAQQAQNNRRMMELFGK, translated from the coding sequence ATGAAGCTCAATTTACTTGGTACCACCGTGATTCTGCTAGTTGCCTTCTTGCCGCGCTACGAATGTCGGGCTATTGAGAGCCCTGGCGGTGCCCTGCGCGTCCCAGCTCCCCAAACCCAAAACtcccaacagcagcagcagcaggagcagcagtcTGGCCCCATCCTGGAGCGGCTTGGAGAGGAGTATTTCATCCGACTGGGCAACGGGGACTCTAACTCTTTCCCATCATCGTCCATGTATCCCGGCGGATCACCTGCCATCTACAACAGAGCATTGCAACTTCAGCTGACGCGGCGTCTTTTACAAGGGAAAGTTGGAAACATCAGGGCGCTCATAAGCGGCTTCGGAGACCGCGGGGACGAGTCGATGGAGAGGGGAAGGAGGTCCGAGGACCCGCCGATATCCCTGGACCTGACCTTCCACCTGCTGCGGGAGATGATGGAGATGTCCAGGGCGGAGCAGCTGGCTCAGCAAGCGCAAAATAACAGAAGAATGATGGAGCTCTTCGGGAAATGA